Proteins from one Gimesia maris genomic window:
- a CDS encoding DUF1559 domain-containing protein: protein MTARSRSLRPRGFTLIELLVVIAIIAILIALLLPAVQQAREAARRSSCKNNLKQLGLAVHNYNSTFGMLPPVYVIDPNVGDDEGHWTWSAFLAPYVELGTVYNKFDVGNTPASYAFGRNISAMQQTYAVFRCPSDTGPQKHTDAGYTIDYFDSSGSRTSNVGVALTNYVASNNNAYHRANKASNYLDGTTGGTGAFWGNSNCRIRDITDGLSNTILMGERAYQIPGNKMIAGMLFTVRDNLGQGPTCANCTGNTAANQGLLSVAGTTHFGINPTSTSDQANGGYSSLHTGGAQFLMGDGRVQFISENIDNSIASGGIVDSTFERLASIQDGAVIGEY, encoded by the coding sequence ATGACAGCCAGATCGCGCTCACTTCGTCCTCGGGGATTTACCCTGATTGAACTGCTCGTCGTCATCGCCATCATTGCGATTCTGATTGCCCTGCTCCTCCCGGCGGTCCAGCAGGCGCGGGAAGCAGCCCGCCGCAGCAGTTGCAAAAACAACCTCAAGCAACTCGGCCTGGCCGTTCACAATTACAATTCCACGTTCGGCATGCTCCCCCCCGTCTATGTAATCGACCCCAACGTCGGCGACGACGAAGGACACTGGACCTGGTCCGCGTTCCTCGCCCCGTATGTTGAACTGGGTACGGTCTACAACAAATTTGATGTCGGCAACACCCCCGCCAGCTACGCCTTCGGTCGGAACATCTCCGCCATGCAGCAGACCTACGCCGTCTTCCGCTGCCCGTCCGATACCGGCCCGCAGAAGCACACCGACGCCGGTTACACGATTGACTACTTCGATTCTTCAGGCAGCAGAACCTCCAACGTGGGTGTCGCCCTTACCAACTATGTCGCTTCCAATAACAACGCCTACCATCGCGCCAACAAAGCCAGCAACTATCTGGATGGTACCACCGGAGGCACCGGCGCTTTCTGGGGGAACAGCAACTGCCGCATTCGCGATATTACCGATGGACTGAGCAATACGATTCTCATGGGAGAACGGGCCTATCAGATCCCCGGCAATAAAATGATTGCCGGCATGCTGTTTACCGTCCGCGACAACCTGGGACAGGGTCCCACCTGTGCCAACTGCACCGGCAATACCGCAGCGAACCAGGGACTGCTGAGCGTCGCGGGGACCACTCATTTTGGTATCAACCCCACCTCCACATCAGACCAGGCCAACGGCGGCTACAGCAGTCTACACACCGGGGGCGCCCAGTTCTTAATGGGCGACGGTCGCGTGCAGTTCATCAGCGAAAACATCGACAACAGCATCGCCTCGGGCGGCATCGTCGACAGTACGTTTGAGCGACTGGCCTCCATTCAGGACGGCGCCGTCATCGGCGAGTATTAA
- a CDS encoding DUF1549 domain-containing protein has product MISRYNLPILIVLLVDIVSPVQAGPIDFAHEVVPILQKHCVACHGGREAKGSFSLNTRALWLESGFVDPKDVKASYLLELVTSSDPEMQMPPKGKPRLSAEEVATLKQWVSEDLPWEAGFSFGKVAYEPPLKPRRPVLPPTVDCRNHPIDRLIDQYLSKHKLPRPGPVDDATFLRRVHLDLVGLLPTPEELTTFLADPCSEKRALKIRELLADDTAYADHWLSFFNDLLRNDYSGTGFITGGRKQVSGWLYESLLYNKPYDQLTRELIAPPSDASRGFIDGIKWRGNVSAGQTVEIQFAQSLGQAFLGINLKCASCHDSFIDRWTLDESYGLAAIYSERELEIHRCDKPIGKTAQASWLFPELGTIDPSASREARLQQLAALMTHPENGRFTRTIVNRLWHRLMGRGIVHPLDAMQTRPWNEDLLDYLAVSLSDHKYDLKQMLELIATSEAYQSQVEVVEGAESSDYLYRGPRSRRLTAEQFLDSVWQMTGAAPDKIDAPIFRTKVEQGGAPELELNAQWIWGDSAKETPPADETIVVRKIIELPSAVKRGGAVLTCDNSHILFINRREVDVGKNWSQVRTLPLHTLLKPGKNDLTAIVHNGGKTPNAAGFFFEARLELENGEQISLASDETWEWNPNAPASREGRLGSIKGKWNPVTIVKPNGSWTKAVDAQAKSLLAVAAEGKQPMVRASLLKNTALMKSLGRPMREQIVSMRPDQLTTLEAIDLSNEATLAEVFAEGAKRLIAQADGDPKLLTEYLFLYALSRAPTSEESELVGQMLGESPQAAEVEDLLWSVCMLPEFFLIR; this is encoded by the coding sequence ATGATATCACGCTATAATTTACCCATCCTGATTGTTTTGCTGGTCGACATTGTTTCACCCGTCCAGGCGGGCCCGATCGACTTTGCTCACGAGGTGGTGCCGATTCTGCAAAAGCATTGCGTTGCCTGTCACGGCGGCCGCGAGGCGAAGGGATCGTTTTCCCTCAACACGCGCGCATTGTGGCTGGAATCCGGCTTTGTTGATCCGAAGGATGTCAAAGCTTCTTATCTACTTGAGCTGGTTACTTCCAGCGATCCTGAAATGCAGATGCCCCCGAAAGGCAAGCCACGACTTTCCGCGGAAGAAGTGGCGACGCTCAAACAGTGGGTCTCCGAAGATCTGCCCTGGGAAGCTGGTTTTTCTTTTGGGAAAGTCGCTTACGAACCACCTTTGAAACCGCGTCGTCCCGTTCTTCCGCCGACTGTAGATTGCCGCAATCATCCGATTGACCGGCTGATCGATCAATATCTGTCAAAGCATAAACTACCACGACCTGGTCCTGTTGATGATGCGACCTTTCTGCGACGAGTGCACCTCGATCTGGTCGGGCTGTTACCAACTCCAGAAGAATTAACAACATTTCTGGCTGATCCCTGCTCTGAGAAACGGGCGCTGAAAATCAGGGAGTTACTCGCAGATGATACGGCTTATGCCGATCACTGGCTGTCATTCTTTAATGATCTGTTGAGAAACGATTACAGCGGGACCGGCTTTATTACCGGCGGGCGAAAACAGGTTTCCGGCTGGTTGTATGAATCGCTGTTATACAACAAGCCATACGATCAACTGACCCGCGAATTGATTGCGCCCCCTTCAGATGCCAGCCGCGGATTTATCGACGGGATTAAATGGCGGGGTAATGTATCTGCGGGCCAGACGGTTGAGATTCAATTCGCACAGAGTCTGGGGCAGGCGTTTCTGGGAATCAATTTGAAATGTGCTTCATGCCATGACAGTTTTATCGACCGCTGGACACTCGACGAGTCGTATGGACTGGCGGCGATCTACTCGGAACGTGAACTGGAGATTCACCGCTGCGACAAACCGATCGGTAAGACAGCGCAGGCGAGCTGGTTGTTTCCGGAGCTTGGAACGATCGACCCCAGTGCCTCGCGGGAAGCCCGGCTGCAGCAACTGGCAGCGTTGATGACGCATCCTGAAAATGGACGTTTTACGCGAACGATTGTGAATCGACTCTGGCATCGCCTGATGGGACGGGGGATCGTACATCCGCTGGATGCGATGCAGACCAGACCCTGGAATGAAGATCTGCTCGATTACCTTGCGGTCTCGTTAAGTGATCACAAGTACGATTTGAAGCAGATGCTGGAACTGATTGCTACCTCAGAAGCGTATCAGTCTCAAGTGGAAGTGGTAGAAGGGGCAGAGAGTTCAGACTATCTGTATCGCGGGCCGCGGTCGCGTCGGCTGACGGCAGAGCAGTTTCTGGACAGCGTCTGGCAGATGACCGGTGCGGCTCCAGACAAGATTGATGCTCCGATCTTTCGAACAAAAGTCGAGCAGGGAGGGGCACCGGAACTCGAACTGAATGCGCAGTGGATCTGGGGTGATTCCGCGAAAGAAACCCCTCCCGCCGACGAAACAATTGTGGTCAGGAAAATCATCGAACTTCCGTCCGCGGTCAAACGGGGGGGAGCGGTCCTGACCTGCGATAATTCCCATATTCTGTTTATCAACCGGCGGGAAGTTGACGTGGGAAAGAACTGGTCCCAGGTTCGAACCCTGCCGCTGCATACTTTATTAAAACCAGGTAAGAATGATCTTACCGCGATTGTGCATAACGGTGGGAAAACCCCGAATGCGGCGGGATTCTTTTTTGAAGCCCGACTGGAACTGGAGAATGGTGAGCAGATTTCACTGGCCTCTGATGAAACGTGGGAATGGAACCCCAATGCTCCTGCCTCACGTGAAGGAAGACTGGGAAGCATTAAAGGAAAATGGAATCCGGTGACCATCGTCAAACCGAATGGAAGCTGGACAAAGGCGGTTGATGCGCAGGCTAAAAGTCTGCTTGCTGTGGCTGCAGAGGGAAAGCAGCCGATGGTGCGGGCATCGCTGTTGAAAAATACGGCGTTGATGAAATCGCTGGGACGTCCCATGCGTGAGCAGATTGTCTCAATGCGTCCCGACCAGTTGACGACTCTGGAGGCGATTGATCTTTCCAACGAAGCCACACTGGCGGAAGTATTTGCCGAGGGAGCAAAACGGCTGATTGCACAAGCAGACGGTGATCCGAAGCTTCTGACAGAGTATTTGTTTCTGTATGCATTATCGCGAGCACCGACATCGGAAGAATCGGAACTTGTTGGTCAGATGCTGGGAGAGAGCCCACAGGCTGCGGAAGTGGAAGACCTGTTATGGTCGGTCTGCATGTTGCCTGAATTTTTCCTGATCCGCTGA